The following proteins are encoded in a genomic region of Coleofasciculus sp. FACHB-T130:
- a CDS encoding ABC transporter permease, whose product MSSTITPPKPDIRLQPEAAGKSNAGAASSLVSDFIQETLALTKRLFIQLQRRPSTLVAGIIQPLMWLVLFGALFQNAPQGIFGNDLSYGQFLGAGVIVFTAFAGALNAGLPVMFDREFGFLNRLLVAPLASRFSIVAASSIYIVTLSLIQAAVIVAASAFLGAGLPNLLGLGAIALIVLLLVLGVTALSLGLAFALPGHVELIAVIFVTNLPLLFASTALAPLSFMPNWLQVVATLNPLSYAIEPIRYLYLHSDWALSSVVMQAPWGTVTFGTAILVLLGFDAVILLAIQPLLRRRFA is encoded by the coding sequence ATGAGCAGTACGATAACGCCTCCTAAACCTGATATCCGGTTGCAGCCAGAGGCAGCGGGTAAATCTAATGCCGGTGCTGCATCCAGCCTCGTCAGTGACTTTATTCAAGAAACTCTGGCTTTAACGAAGCGCTTATTCATTCAATTGCAACGGCGTCCTTCGACTCTCGTGGCGGGAATTATCCAGCCTTTAATGTGGTTGGTTCTATTCGGGGCGCTGTTTCAAAATGCTCCTCAAGGCATTTTTGGCAATGATTTGAGCTACGGGCAATTTCTTGGTGCCGGTGTGATTGTTTTTACCGCCTTTGCCGGGGCACTGAATGCTGGATTGCCGGTGATGTTTGACCGGGAATTTGGCTTTCTCAACCGCTTATTAGTCGCTCCTCTGGCATCCCGATTTTCGATTGTTGCTGCCTCATCTATCTATATTGTGACGCTGAGCTTAATCCAAGCGGCAGTAATTGTTGCAGCTAGCGCTTTTCTGGGAGCCGGTTTACCTAATCTTTTAGGCTTGGGCGCGATCGCATTGATTGTTCTGTTGCTGGTTCTGGGTGTCACCGCTTTGAGCTTGGGTTTAGCTTTTGCTTTGCCCGGTCACGTCGAGCTGATTGCTGTAATTTTTGTTACTAACCTGCCTTTACTGTTTGCCAGTACAGCCCTCGCCCCTTTATCCTTCATGCCCAATTGGTTGCAGGTTGTTGCAACTCTCAATCCCCTCAGCTATGCGATTGAGCCAATTCGTTATCTGTATCTCCACAGTGATTGGGCACTCAGTAGCGTGGTAATGCAAGCTCCTTGGGGCACTGTAACTTTTGGCACTGCCATATTGGTGCTTCTCGGTTTTGATGCAGTAATATTATTAGCAATTCAACCACTGCTGCGTCGTCGGTTTGCTTAA